One part of the Dyadobacter sp. 676 genome encodes these proteins:
- a CDS encoding alanine/glycine:cation symporter family protein yields the protein MEEVVNFINSLIWSNALIALCLATGIYFSIVTRFLQVRYIKDMVALLFGGKSSDVGVSSFQAFAIAISGRVGTGNIAGVATAIAMGGPGAVFWMWAIAFLGAASAYVEATLGQIYKTVQDGQYRGGPAYYIEKGLGIKWYANLFAFATILSCALFLPGVQSNSIATSALSAFAIPVEMTGGAVTILLGLIIFGGVKRIGKVAEFVVPFMAGAYILMALIVIGLNIREVPSVFALIFRSAFDLEPAFGGIFGMAVLWGVKRGVYSNEAGQGTAPHAAAAAETSHPAKQGLVQAFSVYVDTLFVCTATALMILFTGQYNVANPNGGFLVENIPGAAMGAAFTQSAINVHFPALGSGFVAVALLFFAFTTVMAYYYIAETNLSYLLRGRSSKAYLWGLRILIMAATFYGSVKTAELAWTVGDIGVGLMAWLNIIAILLLRKPALAALNDYQRQKDGGQDPVFKPSELGIRNTREWD from the coding sequence ATGGAGGAAGTTGTCAATTTTATCAATAGTTTGATATGGAGTAATGCACTTATAGCCCTTTGCCTTGCGACAGGAATTTACTTTTCAATAGTTACCCGTTTTTTGCAGGTCAGGTACATCAAGGATATGGTTGCACTGCTTTTCGGTGGTAAATCCTCCGATGTTGGCGTTTCTTCTTTTCAGGCATTTGCCATCGCCATTTCCGGCAGGGTAGGCACAGGCAATATCGCCGGTGTAGCCACGGCAATTGCCATGGGCGGGCCTGGCGCGGTATTCTGGATGTGGGCCATTGCGTTTTTGGGGGCGGCGTCGGCTTATGTGGAAGCTACGTTGGGGCAAATTTATAAAACCGTGCAGGATGGTCAGTACCGTGGCGGCCCGGCTTATTATATTGAAAAAGGGCTCGGTATCAAATGGTATGCCAACCTTTTTGCATTCGCTACGATTCTAAGCTGTGCCCTTTTCTTGCCGGGCGTGCAGAGTAACAGTATCGCCACCAGCGCGCTCAGCGCATTCGCTATCCCAGTCGAAATGACCGGCGGGGCGGTGACTATTTTGCTGGGACTAATCATCTTCGGCGGCGTGAAGCGCATTGGCAAAGTCGCTGAATTCGTAGTACCATTTATGGCAGGAGCCTACATTCTGATGGCGCTGATTGTTATCGGGCTAAATATCCGCGAAGTGCCTTCCGTATTTGCGTTAATATTCCGTTCGGCGTTTGACCTGGAACCTGCTTTTGGCGGGATTTTCGGAATGGCGGTTTTGTGGGGCGTCAAAAGGGGAGTTTATTCCAATGAGGCCGGACAGGGGACCGCTCCCCATGCGGCAGCTGCGGCCGAAACAAGCCATCCGGCCAAACAAGGTTTGGTACAGGCCTTTTCGGTATATGTCGATACGCTTTTTGTTTGCACCGCCACCGCGCTGATGATTCTTTTTACCGGCCAGTACAACGTTGCCAATCCCAACGGCGGCTTTCTGGTCGAGAACATTCCCGGCGCGGCTATGGGCGCAGCATTTACCCAGAGTGCTATTAATGTGCATTTTCCTGCATTGGGCAGTGGTTTTGTAGCCGTAGCGTTGTTGTTTTTTGCATTTACCACCGTCATGGCCTATTACTACATTGCCGAGACCAACCTAAGTTACCTGCTTAGGGGAAGAAGCAGCAAAGCATACCTATGGGGACTTCGCATCCTGATTATGGCCGCTACATTTTACGGCTCGGTCAAAACCGCAGAATTGGCCTGGACGGTGGGTGACATTGGCGTGGGGCTTATGGCCTGGCTGAACATCATCGCCATTCTGCTCCTGCGCAAACCGGCTTTGGCGGCATTAAATGATTATCAAAGGCAAAAAGACGGGGGCCAAGATCCTGTGTTTAAGCCTTCGGAACTTGGCATTAGAAATACCCGGGAGTGGGATTGA